The Bacteroidota bacterium region ATGGTTGCGATAGTATCGAAGAATTGATTTTGATAGTAAATCCACTACCAACAATTTCAATAGAACCCTTCAATCCTGATTCTATAGACTTAAATTCAGGATTGGCAAATTTACCAAATGTTTTGCCCGCAGGCGGTACTTTCTCGGGAATTGGGATTTCAGGAAACAATTTCGATCCTCAGCTTGCCGGAACTGGAACTTTTTGGATTTCGTATTTTTATACAGACCCAATCACAAATTGTTCAAATTCCGATTCCGTTCAAATCACGGTTTTTGATGATACAGGAATAAAAAATATGGCAAACGAGCAAATCACAATTTTCCCAAATCCAAGCTACGGAAAGTTTATAATTGAGGGAAACAACTTGCAATCTGTCGAAATTAGAAACATCACCGGAAAAATTGTTAAACAGTTTTCAATAGACAATAAAAAATCAACAATAATCAATTTGAAAGACCAGGCAAAAGGAATTTATTTTGTGAAAGTTCAAGGCTCAAGTTTTATAGAGTTTCGAAAATTGGTTTTAATTTGAAGTTCTAAAATAGATAATATTCCTTAAACTAAATTATTCTCGAAGCAAAGTCAGCGTAAAAGGCAGAAGCTTTCACTAAATCGTCAATTGGTACTGCTTCGTTTGGTGCATGTGCAAAAATCTCGTTGCCGGGACCGAAACCAATCAATGGAATATTGTAAATCCCATTTATAGTTACACCGTTTGTTGAAAACGTCCATTTGTCAACTTTTGGCTTTTCTTCAAATAAACCCTGAAATGTTTCTATTCCTGTTCTTATAATTTTGTGATCTTCGGGAATTATCCAGGTCGGATAATATTTTTCCATTCCATATTTCAATCCGGTATATGATTTTTCAAAATATTGCAATACATCAACTTTTGACTCCATATCCTTAATTATATTTTCAATTTCGGCAATTGCAGAATTTTTCGTTTCTCCGAAAGTAAGTCTTCTATCTAAGTGAATTTTGGCAAAATCGGCTACAGCACAAAGCGAAGGACTTCCAGATACAAACTCTGAAATTGTAATACTTCCTTTACCGAGAAAATTGTCGTCTTTAATTCGGTCATTCAATTTTTCAATTTCGAGGCAAACTTTAGATGCTTCATAAATTGCATTTTTTCCTCTCTCTGGTGCCGATCCGTGAGCAGAAATACCTGTAAAACTAACATTCATTTCCATTCGTCCGCGATGTCCTCTATATATATTTAAATTTGTAGGTTCGGTGCAAATTACAAAATCAGGAACAATTTTATCTTCTTCAATAATGTATTTCCAGCAAAGTCCATCACAATCTTCTTCCATGACACTGCCCACGAAATATATTGTCAAATCGTTTGTTATGTCTAAATCTTTTAGAATTTTTCCGGCTGTAACAAATGCTGCTGCACCGCCTTTCTGGTCAAC contains the following coding sequences:
- a CDS encoding T9SS type A sorting domain-containing protein; this translates as MILIVNPLPTISIEPFNPDSIDLNSGLANLPNVLPAGGTFSGIGISGNNFDPQLAGTGTFWISYFYTDPITNCSNSDSVQITVFDDTGIKNMANEQITIFPNPSYGKFIIEGNNLQSVEIRNITGKIVKQFSIDNKKSTIINLKDQAKGIYFVKVQGSSFIEFRKLVLI
- a CDS encoding YgeY family selenium metabolism-linked hydrolase produces the protein MSQLSKEIKHLSEKYRDFTARNLSKLVKIKSLSCGEKDVILELKSQMEQAGFDEVIIDGLGNVIGRIGNGKTILAIDAHMDTVDVGQIENWELDPFSGKISESHVFGRGTVDQKGGAAAFVTAGKILKDLDITNDLTIYFVGSVMEEDCDGLCWKYIIEEDKIVPDFVICTEPTNLNIYRGHRGRMEMNVSFTGISAHGSAPERGKNAIYEASKVCLEIEKLNDRIKDDNFLGKGSITISEFVSGSPSLCAVADFAKIHLDRRLTFGETKNSAIAEIENIIKDMESKVDVLQYFEKSYTGLKYGMEKYYPTWIIPEDHKIIRTGIETFQGLFEEKPKVDKWTFSTNGVTINGIYNIPLIGFGPGNEIFAHAPNEAVPIDDLVKASAFYADFASRII